The following proteins are co-located in the Microbacterium sp. Clip185 genome:
- a CDS encoding aminotransferase class I/II-fold pyridoxal phosphate-dependent enzyme codes for MPQPLEDAFDHARAPYVDALRTLVANDWQRFHVPAHQGHEPNAPGVAALVGAQALTLDFPMSIVGIDQRTWRSAATGSPTPLSAAQVLAADAWGATRTWFLTNGASGGNHVATMVARALGRQAIVQRSVHSSVIDGIAHVGLTPHFLQPAVDDGLNAALGVTPAQVAQALAEHPDAASVFIVSPSYFGTAADIRGIADVAHRHGVPLIVDEAWGAHFGVHVDLPVNAARLGADLVVSSTHKGAGALTQAAMLHLGHGEQSRSLEDLVDRVVRSFQSTSSSALLLASLDETRRHLMTAGQSSISAAIASANTIRAGIGESGRYTDATPQLSKHDASAATDPLKVVIDMRAAGITGNEAQHVLIRDHRIYAELATPTSLLLLIGATSPADPERLLTALEALPTLHSKAVRGLRLPAPAPRALGVQEAFLSRTEIVSADDAIGRVSADSLAAYPPGVPNSLPGEILTKDVVEYLRAMAAAPSGFVRGAVDPRLDTFRVVA; via the coding sequence ATGCCCCAGCCGCTTGAAGACGCTTTCGATCACGCTCGGGCGCCATACGTGGATGCGCTCCGGACACTCGTGGCAAACGACTGGCAGCGGTTCCATGTCCCCGCGCACCAGGGTCACGAGCCAAACGCTCCCGGTGTCGCCGCGCTTGTCGGTGCGCAGGCGCTGACTCTGGACTTTCCCATGAGTATCGTCGGGATAGACCAACGGACGTGGCGCTCGGCCGCTACGGGCAGCCCCACCCCTCTAAGCGCCGCTCAGGTGCTTGCCGCAGATGCCTGGGGGGCGACGCGAACGTGGTTCCTCACCAACGGCGCGTCGGGCGGCAATCATGTCGCCACGATGGTTGCCCGTGCCCTCGGTCGACAGGCCATCGTGCAACGAAGCGTTCACTCGAGTGTGATCGACGGCATCGCTCACGTCGGTCTGACGCCCCACTTCCTACAACCCGCGGTTGACGACGGTCTCAACGCGGCCCTCGGCGTCACGCCCGCCCAGGTCGCACAGGCGCTTGCCGAGCACCCGGACGCCGCGTCCGTGTTCATCGTGAGCCCGAGCTACTTCGGTACGGCGGCTGACATCCGCGGGATTGCGGATGTCGCGCACCGTCACGGCGTGCCCCTGATCGTGGATGAAGCATGGGGAGCGCACTTCGGGGTGCACGTGGACCTCCCTGTCAATGCTGCTCGGCTGGGTGCAGACCTCGTTGTCTCCAGCACGCACAAGGGAGCTGGAGCACTCACGCAAGCGGCCATGCTGCACCTCGGACACGGCGAACAGTCCCGCAGCCTCGAAGATCTTGTCGACCGCGTGGTGCGGTCGTTCCAATCGACTAGCTCGAGCGCGCTACTGCTGGCGTCCCTGGATGAGACTCGGCGACACCTCATGACCGCCGGTCAGAGCTCGATCTCGGCGGCCATCGCCTCGGCCAACACGATACGTGCGGGAATCGGCGAGTCCGGTCGATACACCGACGCCACCCCGCAGCTTTCGAAGCACGATGCCAGCGCCGCGACCGATCCGTTGAAAGTGGTCATCGACATGCGCGCGGCCGGAATCACCGGCAACGAGGCCCAGCACGTCCTCATTCGCGACCACCGGATCTATGCGGAGCTCGCCACACCGACCTCCTTGTTACTTCTTATCGGAGCGACCTCGCCGGCCGACCCGGAGCGCCTCCTCACGGCGCTCGAAGCACTGCCCACCCTGCACTCGAAAGCCGTGCGCGGATTGCGACTACCCGCCCCCGCTCCCCGCGCACTCGGCGTCCAGGAAGCGTTCCTCAGTCGTACCGAGATTGTCTCAGCCGACGATGCCATTGGTCGCGTCTCCGCCGACTCTCTTGCGGCTTACCCACCTGGCGTACCGAACTCCCTACCCGGCGAAATCCTCACGAAGGACGTAGTCGAGTACCTGCGAGCGATGGCTGCAGCGCCCAGCGGTTTCGTCCGCGGCGCCGTCGACCCCCGCCTCGACACCTTCCGCGTCGTCGCCTGA
- a CDS encoding LysR family transcriptional regulator, with protein sequence MLYPQQLRVLVAIRDGGSLSAAAQSMGYGVPTIAHHLSALENQVRAPLVERNRRGARLTPLGLSLVSEAEQILRRIEQAERMIVAERDAGLATLRIGAFASIGSRLLPSAIRELRDSAAVRVEVVEAEPTDVVGMLSAGELHAGIIYDVAEDPAFVSSDITATLLFEEPYQVLVGGGSSFADAAPLEVGELADADWICARNDGEASNRILRRVCHAAGFDPRLLMRTDDLNMIHGLVAEGLGVTLTTATAFDSRFDVRLRPTVADFGRRRTSFIHGTETPPPAVDLLHRILLDRVAMFRPATPSESRRA encoded by the coding sequence GTGCTCTACCCACAGCAGCTCCGGGTTTTGGTCGCCATCAGAGACGGGGGTTCTCTCAGTGCGGCAGCTCAGTCGATGGGCTATGGAGTGCCGACCATCGCTCACCATCTCTCGGCACTCGAAAACCAGGTACGTGCACCCCTGGTGGAGAGAAACCGGCGTGGGGCTCGACTGACACCCCTGGGGCTTTCGCTTGTGTCCGAAGCGGAGCAGATTCTCCGGAGGATTGAACAGGCGGAGCGGATGATCGTCGCCGAGCGAGATGCCGGGCTGGCGACGCTGAGGATTGGCGCTTTCGCGTCCATCGGATCGCGTCTGCTTCCTTCCGCCATCCGCGAGCTTCGCGATAGTGCTGCAGTGCGAGTCGAAGTCGTCGAGGCTGAGCCCACGGACGTAGTCGGGATGCTGAGCGCGGGCGAACTGCACGCGGGGATCATCTATGACGTCGCCGAAGACCCGGCTTTCGTCTCCAGCGACATCACGGCGACGCTCCTCTTCGAGGAGCCCTACCAGGTGCTTGTCGGAGGAGGCAGCTCCTTCGCTGACGCTGCGCCGCTTGAGGTGGGGGAACTGGCGGACGCGGATTGGATCTGCGCGCGAAACGATGGCGAGGCATCGAATCGAATCCTTAGGCGCGTGTGTCACGCGGCCGGTTTCGATCCGCGCCTGCTGATGCGCACCGACGATCTGAACATGATCCATGGGCTCGTTGCCGAAGGTCTCGGGGTGACGCTCACGACGGCAACAGCGTTTGACTCGCGCTTTGACGTGCGCCTCCGTCCGACGGTGGCAGACTTCGGTCGGAGGCGCACGTCATTCATTCACGGTACGGAGACACCACCGCCGGCGGTCGATCTCCTCCACCGCATCCTCCTCGACCGCGTGGCGATGTTCCGCCCGGCCACCCCATCAGAGTCGAGGCGTGCGTGA
- a CDS encoding amidase has product MFDVVEASIADLRAGLSSGQATAVGLVDAYLARLDAYDAAGTETALASVVVRNPAARDEAQESDDRRARGESRGPLDGIPYTAKDSYLVRGLTAAAGSPAFAKLVAQHDAFIIERLRGAGAICIGLTNMPPMANGGMQRGLYGRAESPYNADFLTAPFASGSSNGSGTSTAASFAAFGLGSETWSSGRGPASNNGLCAYTPTRGLISCRGLWPLVPTQDVPVPHTRTMEDLLEVLDVIVADDEVVDADFWRAQPWVELPRTSAIRPTSYPALSAAANPREVLAGRRFGIPRMFINADPAAGTGPTPGIGGPTGQPIRTRPSIIALWEQTRRALEEAGATVVEVDFPAVSNYEGDRVGASTIAIRGLVSPEYLRQEILDLCAWAWEQFLRDNADPWLDSLAAIDGATIFPQPEGALPDRYTGFDDDIAEYPAWVRDNPNARLENLTAMPAGLNGLDETRRLDLDEWMAHHDLDAVVMPTVADVAPADMDVNPQSADAGWRNGVWVANGNLAIRHLGIPTVTVPMGIAEDIGMPVGLTIAGRAYDDVALLTFGSAFEALGPRRIEPSRTPRL; this is encoded by the coding sequence GTGTTCGATGTTGTGGAAGCGTCCATTGCCGATCTTCGTGCCGGACTCAGCTCTGGGCAAGCCACCGCGGTTGGCCTCGTCGACGCGTACCTTGCGCGCCTGGACGCATACGACGCGGCAGGAACTGAGACCGCGCTGGCCTCCGTCGTGGTCCGCAACCCCGCCGCTCGTGATGAGGCGCAGGAATCCGACGACCGGCGGGCACGCGGGGAGTCCCGCGGCCCCCTCGACGGCATCCCCTACACCGCGAAGGACAGCTACCTCGTCCGGGGACTGACAGCCGCGGCCGGTAGCCCAGCCTTCGCCAAACTCGTCGCGCAGCACGACGCCTTCATCATCGAGCGGCTGCGCGGTGCGGGCGCCATCTGCATCGGGCTGACCAACATGCCCCCTATGGCGAACGGTGGCATGCAGCGCGGCCTTTACGGGCGCGCCGAAAGCCCCTACAACGCAGACTTCCTCACCGCACCGTTCGCATCAGGGTCGTCGAATGGCTCCGGGACCTCAACAGCAGCCAGCTTCGCCGCGTTCGGGCTGGGCTCGGAAACCTGGTCGAGCGGGCGCGGTCCCGCTTCCAACAACGGCCTCTGTGCGTACACCCCCACCCGCGGACTGATCTCCTGCCGAGGTTTGTGGCCGTTGGTGCCAACCCAGGACGTTCCCGTGCCGCACACTCGCACGATGGAGGACCTTCTCGAAGTCCTCGACGTGATCGTCGCAGACGACGAGGTTGTGGACGCCGACTTCTGGCGGGCGCAGCCTTGGGTGGAGCTTCCTCGGACATCCGCCATCCGCCCCACGTCCTACCCGGCGTTGTCCGCTGCCGCGAACCCGCGCGAGGTCCTCGCCGGTCGCCGGTTCGGCATCCCCCGCATGTTCATCAACGCAGACCCCGCCGCGGGCACCGGCCCCACCCCCGGCATCGGTGGACCCACCGGACAACCGATCCGGACACGCCCGTCGATCATCGCTCTGTGGGAACAGACGCGCCGCGCTCTCGAGGAGGCCGGAGCAACTGTCGTCGAAGTCGACTTCCCGGCTGTGTCGAACTACGAAGGGGATCGCGTCGGGGCGTCAACCATCGCCATCCGTGGCCTCGTATCACCGGAGTACCTGCGCCAGGAGATCCTCGACCTTTGCGCATGGGCGTGGGAGCAGTTTCTCCGCGACAACGCAGACCCGTGGTTGGACTCGCTGGCAGCCATCGACGGGGCCACCATCTTCCCCCAGCCGGAAGGCGCTCTCCCAGACCGCTACACGGGCTTCGATGACGACATCGCTGAATACCCCGCCTGGGTCCGAGACAATCCGAATGCGCGCTTGGAGAACCTCACCGCCATGCCTGCGGGACTGAACGGTTTGGACGAGACCCGTCGTCTCGATCTCGACGAATGGATGGCTCACCATGACCTGGACGCCGTCGTCATGCCGACCGTTGCAGACGTAGCCCCCGCTGACATGGATGTGAACCCGCAATCGGCCGACGCGGGGTGGCGCAATGGGGTGTGGGTAGCCAACGGCAACCTCGCCATTCGCCACCTTGGCATCCCGACGGTGACCGTTCCGATGGGCATCGCGGAGGACATCGGAATGCCCGTGGGGCTGACCATCGCGGGGAGGGCCTATGACGACGTCGCCCTCCTCACCTTCGGATCAGCGTTTGAGGCGCTCGGCCCGCGCCGCATCGAACCCTCACGCACGCCTCGACTCTGA
- a CDS encoding TetR/AcrR family transcriptional regulator: MLEIQDAAQRIALTDGLLAVTARSVAAEMGVTASLVVHYERNMEELVARTFDMIVTRELDEVRALVAKEACPTDRVRVLLSTLLAGGRDAMALVWVQSWGIGGRNEALAGSVRTQMDAWEGFVAELIEDGVKAGEFTSDNTRAVAAQMVGMIDGLNAHSLIRWHTPRDRRALMARSVEPLLQLTPGALGER; this comes from the coding sequence ATGTTGGAGATCCAGGACGCCGCTCAACGAATCGCCCTGACGGACGGCCTCCTCGCGGTGACCGCTCGCTCAGTCGCGGCCGAGATGGGCGTCACAGCGAGTCTCGTGGTGCACTACGAACGCAACATGGAGGAGCTGGTGGCTCGGACGTTCGACATGATCGTCACGCGCGAGCTGGACGAGGTGCGGGCCCTTGTCGCAAAGGAGGCGTGCCCCACCGACCGGGTTCGCGTCCTCTTGTCCACGCTCCTGGCCGGTGGGCGGGACGCCATGGCCTTGGTGTGGGTGCAGTCGTGGGGGATAGGGGGACGGAACGAGGCCCTCGCAGGTTCGGTCCGCACGCAGATGGATGCGTGGGAGGGTTTCGTCGCCGAACTGATCGAGGACGGCGTTAAGGCGGGAGAGTTCACGTCGGACAACACCCGCGCCGTGGCGGCGCAGATGGTCGGGATGATCGACGGCTTGAACGCGCACTCGCTCATCAGGTGGCACACTCCGCGTGACCGTCGAGCGCTGATGGCGCGATCCGTCGAGCCGCTGCTACAGCTGACACCGGGTGCGTTGGGCGAGCGCTAG
- a CDS encoding ArgE/DapE family deacylase yields MTLDTTPRSTLDAATRDRILGAVNAGFDAQLAFTQELVRHPSLRTQEASAQDLMYSAMQDRGLEMDRWELSPEEIASHPGAGIIDVSYDDVDNVVGTYRPTTETGRSLILNGHIDVVPTGPDSEWATSPWDSRIEGDWLYGRGSGDMKAGLVANLFAFDALRRAGLSPAGRIHFQSVVEEECTGNGSLAALQRGYTADAVVIPEPEEDMLVRANVGVIWFKVRVSGNPTHPREMSAGFNAIDAAHHVVTRLRELEERWNADKASHRYFEDLEHPINLNLGMISGGDWASSVPAWCEVDLRIALYPRITAEDAWAEITEHLATVTNDEHGHSIEATATRNGFFAQGYVLPEGTEAEQVLRDAHQRVFGEELRTFTTPGYLDGRVFTQYAGTPSLVYGPISDAIHGYDERVSIESVRRITGSIALFIAEWCGVIENGSAAKH; encoded by the coding sequence ATGACACTCGACACCACCCCTCGAAGCACTCTCGACGCAGCCACCCGGGACCGCATCCTGGGAGCCGTGAATGCAGGTTTCGACGCCCAGCTCGCCTTCACTCAGGAGCTCGTGCGTCATCCCTCCCTCCGCACTCAGGAAGCAAGCGCTCAAGACCTCATGTACTCCGCGATGCAGGATCGCGGCCTGGAGATGGACCGATGGGAGCTCAGCCCGGAGGAGATCGCCTCGCACCCGGGCGCCGGAATCATCGACGTGTCCTACGACGACGTCGACAACGTCGTGGGCACCTACCGACCGACCACCGAGACCGGACGCTCGCTGATCCTCAACGGACACATCGACGTGGTCCCGACCGGCCCCGACAGCGAATGGGCCACCTCGCCGTGGGACTCGCGAATCGAGGGTGACTGGCTCTACGGCCGCGGCAGCGGCGACATGAAGGCCGGGCTCGTCGCCAACCTCTTCGCCTTCGACGCGCTCCGTCGAGCCGGACTCAGCCCCGCCGGCCGGATCCACTTCCAATCCGTCGTCGAGGAGGAATGTACGGGGAACGGCTCTCTCGCTGCGCTGCAGCGGGGCTACACCGCGGACGCCGTGGTCATCCCCGAGCCGGAAGAGGACATGCTGGTCCGAGCGAACGTCGGGGTCATCTGGTTCAAGGTGCGCGTCTCCGGCAACCCCACCCACCCGCGGGAGATGTCCGCCGGGTTCAACGCCATCGACGCCGCACACCACGTCGTCACCCGCCTGCGCGAACTCGAGGAGCGGTGGAACGCAGACAAGGCATCCCACCGCTACTTCGAGGACCTCGAACATCCGATCAACTTGAACCTCGGCATGATCTCCGGTGGCGACTGGGCATCCAGCGTCCCCGCCTGGTGCGAGGTCGACCTCCGCATCGCCTTGTACCCCAGGATCACAGCCGAGGATGCCTGGGCGGAGATCACCGAACACCTCGCCACTGTGACCAACGACGAGCACGGCCATTCCATCGAAGCCACGGCCACCCGCAACGGGTTCTTCGCTCAGGGGTACGTCCTCCCCGAAGGCACGGAGGCTGAGCAGGTGCTCCGAGACGCGCATCAGCGCGTCTTCGGCGAAGAGCTCCGCACATTCACGACCCCGGGATACCTGGACGGACGTGTGTTCACCCAGTACGCCGGGACGCCGTCCCTCGTGTACGGGCCTATCTCAGACGCGATCCACGGCTACGACGAACGAGTCAGCATCGAATCGGTCCGCAGGATCACCGGTTCGATTGCGCTGTTCATAGCTGAGTGGTGTGGCGTGATCGAAAACGGGTCGGCCGCGAAGCACTGA
- a CDS encoding MFS transporter, translating into MAAPIMLAVLRLVQGLAVGGEWGGAVTIAVEHAPIEKRGRYAALVQIGSPVGTLLSSSAFALVLMLPPETFDAWGWRIPFLAAFPLLAVALYIRMKVEESPVFTQLVQQDERVKVPALQVFTKAWGRLLVAIAAALLGVGGFYMMTTFVVSYGSNTLGLDRGLMVNATLIAAVAQIPMTIYAGRLAERFGPGRMTLVGSLLTAIAAFPLFWLIDTHNPIGVIAAVTLGILLITLAYAVTGALLTDLFPPHLRYSGVALGYNLAGAISGFLPLIATAFLAASGNQSWSAALLLIAVALITALGGLIGERLRIRDAVVTSDPTTPERSVA; encoded by the coding sequence GTGGCAGCCCCGATCATGCTCGCGGTTCTTCGCCTCGTGCAAGGACTCGCCGTCGGCGGGGAGTGGGGTGGCGCGGTCACCATCGCCGTGGAACACGCCCCCATCGAAAAGCGGGGCCGGTACGCCGCCCTCGTCCAGATCGGCTCACCGGTGGGGACGCTGCTGTCCTCGAGCGCGTTCGCGCTGGTGCTGATGCTCCCTCCCGAGACGTTCGACGCGTGGGGCTGGCGTATCCCGTTCCTCGCCGCGTTCCCGCTGCTCGCCGTGGCGCTCTACATCCGTATGAAGGTCGAGGAGTCTCCGGTCTTCACCCAGCTGGTTCAGCAGGACGAGCGAGTCAAAGTCCCGGCGCTGCAGGTGTTCACCAAGGCATGGGGGCGACTGCTCGTGGCCATCGCCGCCGCACTGCTCGGTGTCGGAGGGTTCTACATGATGACGACCTTCGTCGTCAGCTACGGCTCCAACACCTTGGGACTGGACCGCGGGCTCATGGTCAACGCGACCCTCATCGCCGCCGTCGCGCAGATCCCGATGACGATCTACGCCGGCCGCCTCGCCGAACGCTTCGGACCGGGACGCATGACCCTCGTCGGCTCCCTCCTCACCGCCATCGCAGCATTCCCGCTGTTCTGGCTCATCGACACCCACAACCCCATCGGCGTCATCGCGGCCGTCACGCTCGGCATCCTCCTGATCACCCTCGCCTACGCCGTCACCGGCGCACTCCTGACCGACCTGTTCCCCCCGCACCTGCGGTACAGCGGTGTCGCTCTCGGCTACAACCTCGCCGGCGCGATCAGCGGATTCCTCCCGCTCATCGCTACCGCCTTCCTCGCGGCCAGCGGCAACCAGTCATGGTCTGCAGCATTGCTGCTCATCGCCGTCGCGCTGATCACCGCCCTCGGCGGCCTTATCGGAGAGCGACTGCGCATCCGTGACGCCGTCGTCACCTCCGACCCCACCACCCCCGAAAGGTCAGTTGCATGA
- a CDS encoding FhaA domain-containing protein, whose translation MGLLDSFERGLERAVNGAFAKTFRSGVQPVDIASALRSELDTKAAVVSRERILAPNTLTVQLAPADYERMRALGASLTDELDALVNKHARAQGYTFAGPLSISLSSSANLSTGQVRVESSTAAGRVAWSAVLDIAGKRHPLTASRTVIGRGSDADITIADSGTSRKHVEILWDGERAMVRDLGSTNGTKLNGRKIDEAPLPPDATVSIGRTDIVFRIVAQATGGRAAPVDDDATRAFSLDDIDRWGKA comes from the coding sequence GTGGGACTACTTGACAGCTTCGAGAGAGGTCTCGAGCGCGCCGTGAACGGCGCGTTCGCCAAGACCTTCCGCAGCGGCGTCCAGCCGGTCGACATCGCCTCCGCCCTGCGCAGCGAGCTCGACACGAAGGCCGCCGTCGTCTCGCGCGAGCGCATCCTGGCGCCCAACACCCTCACGGTGCAGCTGGCTCCGGCGGACTACGAGCGGATGCGGGCGCTCGGCGCCTCGCTGACCGACGAGCTCGACGCGCTCGTGAACAAGCACGCCCGCGCACAGGGCTACACGTTCGCCGGACCCCTCTCGATCTCGCTGTCGAGCAGCGCGAATCTGTCGACCGGTCAGGTGCGCGTCGAGTCCTCGACCGCCGCGGGCCGGGTCGCCTGGAGCGCCGTGCTCGACATCGCGGGCAAGCGGCATCCTCTCACCGCATCCCGCACCGTGATCGGCCGCGGCAGCGACGCCGACATCACGATCGCCGACTCGGGCACGAGCCGCAAGCACGTCGAGATCCTCTGGGACGGCGAGCGGGCGATGGTGCGCGACCTCGGCTCGACCAACGGCACGAAGCTCAACGGTCGGAAGATCGACGAGGCTCCGTTGCCTCCCGACGCGACCGTGTCCATCGGACGCACCGACATCGTCTTCCGCATCGTCGCCCAGGCGACCGGGGGTCGTGCGGCGCCCGTCGACGACGACGCGACACGCGCCTTCTCGCTCGACGACATCGACCGCTGGGGGAAGGCCTGA
- a CDS encoding FHA domain-containing protein FhaB/FipA gives MNELPLLLLQIGFLLLLWFFVFAVVYSLRADLFGVRVRKMPEQAAAAAPAPAAAATAPVAPKASPRKSSKGQKATTDAVSRIVITSGPKAGLELPLGTEPLTIGRSSESGLVIRDDYTSSHHARLMLWGDQWMIQDLDSTNGTWHDGERVASPVPVLVGAPIKVGATTFELQG, from the coding sequence ATGAACGAGCTTCCGCTTCTACTGCTGCAGATCGGCTTCCTGCTGCTGCTGTGGTTCTTCGTCTTCGCCGTCGTGTACTCGCTGCGCGCCGACCTCTTCGGCGTACGCGTGCGCAAGATGCCCGAACAGGCTGCTGCTGCGGCTCCGGCACCCGCCGCGGCAGCCACCGCGCCGGTCGCCCCGAAGGCGTCGCCGCGCAAGTCGTCCAAGGGACAGAAGGCGACGACGGATGCGGTCTCGCGCATCGTCATCACGAGCGGGCCGAAGGCGGGCCTCGAGCTTCCGCTGGGCACGGAGCCGCTCACGATCGGTCGCTCGAGCGAATCAGGTCTCGTCATCCGCGACGACTACACCTCCAGCCACCACGCGCGTCTCATGCTCTGGGGCGACCAGTGGATGATCCAGGATCTCGACTCCACAAACGGCACCTGGCATGACGGCGAGCGCGTCGCGAGCCCCGTCCCGGTGCTGGTCGGCGCCCCGATCAAGGTCGGCGCGACGACCTTCGAGCTCCAGGGCTGA